The following coding sequences are from one Chloroflexota bacterium window:
- a CDS encoding ABC transporter ATP-binding protein, translated as LLRPKHPYTERLIASIPKLKEAAQPEFLPGAPPDLIAPPSGCRFAPRCPRAFAACAAPPPAVAVGQGHTARCWLYHT; from the coding sequence CTCCTGCGGCCCAAGCACCCATACACGGAGCGGCTCATCGCGAGCATCCCGAAATTGAAAGAGGCGGCGCAGCCGGAGTTCCTCCCCGGCGCGCCGCCCGATCTCATCGCTCCGCCTTCAGGCTGTCGCTTCGCCCCGCGCTGCCCTCGCGCCTTCGCCGCCTGCGCCGCCCCGCCGCCGGCCGTCGCCGTCGGCCAAGGGCACACCGCCAGGTGCTGGCTCTATCACACCTGA